A single window of Halococcus salifodinae DSM 8989 DNA harbors:
- a CDS encoding Gfo/Idh/MocA family protein, translating into MRFGILGTANIGRIAVLPAIEATEHEALAVASRDEERARAFADECDVPRAYGSYEALLADDDIEAVYNPLPNARHAEWTRRAADAGCHVLCEKPLTVDAAEARELGEYCDERGVTLMEAFMYRYHPRTERAVEVVREELDDVRFVKSSFQFPLGRDAEDIRLDPDLAGGSLMDVGCYAVTAARLFLGEPDRAYASAADSRDCGVDTQLAGLLEYAEGATAEVSCSFDTQDTQFYRIEAENGWLEADPAFVPREDDQATLRYAVDGREVIERFPDIDQYRRQVEHFVDCVRHDRRPRTDAREAERTMAVMDALAESAERGEPIELAE; encoded by the coding sequence ATGCGATTCGGCATCCTCGGCACGGCGAACATCGGACGGATCGCGGTGCTCCCGGCCATCGAGGCCACGGAACACGAAGCGCTCGCGGTCGCCTCCCGCGACGAGGAGCGCGCCCGAGCCTTCGCCGACGAGTGTGACGTTCCCCGGGCGTACGGCTCCTACGAGGCGTTGCTTGCGGACGACGACATCGAGGCGGTGTACAACCCGTTGCCGAACGCCCGCCACGCCGAGTGGACCAGGCGGGCGGCCGATGCCGGCTGTCACGTCCTCTGTGAGAAACCGCTGACCGTCGACGCGGCCGAAGCGCGCGAACTGGGTGAATACTGCGACGAGCGCGGCGTCACCCTGATGGAGGCGTTCATGTACCGTTACCATCCCCGGACCGAGCGCGCGGTCGAGGTGGTCCGCGAGGAGCTCGACGATGTCCGGTTCGTGAAATCGTCCTTCCAGTTCCCGCTCGGCCGCGACGCCGAGGACATCCGGCTCGATCCCGACCTCGCCGGTGGGAGCCTGATGGACGTCGGGTGTTACGCCGTCACCGCCGCGCGGCTGTTCCTCGGTGAGCCCGATCGTGCGTACGCGAGCGCGGCCGACAGCCGGGATTGCGGCGTCGACACCCAGCTCGCGGGACTCCTCGAATACGCCGAGGGCGCGACCGCCGAGGTGTCATGTAGCTTCGACACCCAGGACACCCAGTTCTACCGGATCGAGGCCGAAAACGGGTGGCTCGAAGCCGACCCGGCGTTCGTCCCGCGTGAGGACGACCAGGCCACGCTCCGATACGCGGTCGACGGCCGCGAGGTCATCGAACGGTTCCCCGACATCGACCAGTACCGCCGCCAGGTCGAACACTTCGTCGACTGCGTTCGCCACGACCGCCGGCCGCGAACCGACGCCCGCGAGGCCGAGCGCACGATGGCTGTCATGGATGCGCTCGCCGAGAGCGCCGAGCGGGGGGAGCCGATCGAACTCGCCGAGTGA
- a CDS encoding fluoroquinolone export ABC transporter permease subunit, giving the protein MSALRSMLAWDVRLQRRYGFYAVYAVLTVVFVLGLRAVGPGLRTDAAVLLIVTDPTVLGFYFIASIVLFEKEEGVLDALTVSPLGDRGYLVSKVISLSLLAVVAATSVAVFGHGSPWGLAILVVGVALSASLFVLVGFVAVARFDSINEYFISAVGWGTILFLPLFGYVGVLDTQLFYVLPVQPTLVLVTGGFEPLAAWEVAYGTGYLLVGNAVAYVWARRAFRRHVVRGGDPGDQFGRGEVPRSRERSDRSGLASRSPAVGLALADLRNWVRDPMLSIAAVGPLVLSVIIRFGTPIVADMAAPVLELSPYYPVVAGSMAAFGPAIYGFVVGMFVLEDREQGVLAAYRVSPLSARGYLLYRGGTAYVLSLLATLPALAVIGLVPVSPAVLIGTAAVSVLGGPVLALGFGTLASNTIEGLAISKLVNVLVLGPAVVIAVVPEPLQFVAGALPTYWPVKAFVAGTSSEPIWPLYLFVGGVSHLLVLAWLGRTFARRAD; this is encoded by the coding sequence GTGAGCGCACTTCGGTCGATGCTGGCGTGGGACGTTCGTCTACAGAGACGCTACGGCTTCTATGCAGTCTATGCGGTTCTCACCGTGGTGTTCGTCCTCGGCCTCCGGGCGGTGGGACCCGGGCTCCGGACCGACGCCGCAGTGCTGTTGATCGTCACCGACCCGACAGTGCTTGGGTTCTATTTCATCGCTTCGATAGTGCTGTTCGAAAAAGAGGAAGGCGTGTTGGACGCGCTGACGGTGTCGCCGCTGGGCGATCGGGGCTACCTCGTCTCGAAAGTCATCTCCCTATCGCTGCTGGCGGTCGTCGCTGCAACCTCGGTCGCCGTCTTCGGACACGGCTCACCATGGGGACTGGCGATACTGGTCGTCGGCGTCGCGCTGTCGGCATCGTTGTTCGTCCTCGTGGGGTTCGTGGCCGTCGCGCGCTTCGATTCGATCAACGAGTACTTCATCAGCGCCGTCGGCTGGGGGACGATCCTGTTCCTGCCGCTGTTCGGCTACGTCGGAGTTCTCGACACGCAACTGTTCTACGTGCTGCCCGTGCAGCCGACGCTGGTGCTCGTCACGGGCGGCTTCGAGCCGCTGGCCGCGTGGGAGGTGGCCTACGGGACCGGGTACTTGCTGGTCGGCAACGCCGTCGCGTACGTGTGGGCACGTCGGGCGTTCCGGCGTCACGTCGTCCGTGGCGGTGACCCCGGAGATCAGTTCGGTCGCGGTGAAGTGCCCCGGAGCCGAGAGCGGAGCGATCGAAGCGGGCTCGCGTCTCGCTCGCCGGCTGTCGGACTGGCACTCGCGGATCTCCGCAACTGGGTCCGGGACCCGATGTTGTCGATCGCCGCCGTCGGTCCGCTCGTGCTTTCGGTGATCATCAGGTTCGGTACACCGATCGTGGCGGACATGGCAGCGCCGGTACTCGAACTTTCCCCGTACTACCCGGTAGTCGCGGGATCGATGGCGGCGTTCGGGCCTGCGATCTACGGGTTCGTCGTCGGCATGTTCGTCCTGGAGGACCGCGAGCAAGGCGTACTCGCTGCATACCGCGTGAGTCCGCTGTCGGCCCGCGGATATCTGCTGTATCGAGGAGGGACGGCGTACGTGCTGAGTCTGCTGGCGACCCTCCCGGCGCTGGCCGTCATCGGCCTGGTTCCGGTTTCACCGGCGGTCCTGATCGGGACGGCGGCCGTCAGTGTGCTCGGTGGGCCAGTCCTTGCCCTGGGGTTCGGCACGCTGGCGTCGAACACTATCGAGGGACTCGCAATCAGTAAGCTCGTCAACGTACTCGTCCTCGGTCCCGCAGTCGTCATCGCGGTGGTGCCGGAGCCACTCCAGTTCGTCGCAGGAGCACTTCCCACGTACTGGCCGGTAAAGGCCTTCGTAGCGGGCACCAGCAGCGAACCCATCTGGCCGCTGTATCTCTTCGTCGGTGGCGTTTCACACCTGCTTGTGCTCGCGTGGCTCGGACGGACGTTCGCTCGGCGGGCCGACTAA
- a CDS encoding ABC transporter ATP-binding protein — MIRVRDLQYSYAGANEPALHGLDFDVEDGEVFGFLGPSGAGKTTTQKVLIGLLDDYAGEVRMFDRDVSEWGRELYERIGISAEAPNHYRKLTGRENLELFASLYGGAARSPIELLDRVGMAGAVDRRVGTYSRGMQMRLNFVRALIHEPELVFLDEPTAGIDPGNARAVKTVVEELRKEGTTVFLTTHDMAVADQLCDRVAFIVDGRLPVVDTPRALKLAHGEPTVAVEYRPDGALERRAFPLTSLDDDQAFHDLLRSGHVETIHTEEATLEDVFIAVTGEELT, encoded by the coding sequence ATGATTCGCGTCCGGGATCTCCAGTACTCGTATGCCGGGGCGAACGAGCCCGCACTACACGGGCTCGACTTCGACGTCGAAGACGGCGAGGTGTTCGGGTTCCTCGGCCCGAGCGGGGCCGGTAAGACCACGACTCAGAAGGTGTTGATCGGTCTACTGGATGACTACGCGGGCGAGGTTCGGATGTTCGACCGTGACGTCAGCGAATGGGGGCGAGAGCTGTACGAACGTATCGGCATCTCCGCCGAGGCACCGAACCACTACCGCAAACTGACCGGACGAGAAAACCTCGAACTGTTCGCCTCGCTGTACGGCGGTGCAGCCCGCAGCCCGATCGAGTTGCTCGATCGGGTCGGAATGGCCGGCGCAGTCGATCGCCGGGTCGGCACCTACTCACGAGGGATGCAGATGCGTCTGAACTTCGTCCGGGCGCTGATTCACGAGCCCGAGTTGGTGTTCCTCGACGAACCCACCGCGGGTATCGATCCAGGGAACGCCCGTGCGGTGAAGACCGTCGTCGAGGAGCTCAGAAAAGAGGGCACAACCGTCTTCCTCACTACACACGACATGGCCGTTGCCGACCAGCTGTGTGATCGGGTGGCGTTCATCGTCGACGGCCGGCTCCCGGTGGTCGACACGCCTCGGGCGCTGAAGCTCGCTCACGGCGAACCGACCGTCGCTGTGGAATATCGCCCCGACGGAGCACTCGAACGCCGTGCGTTCCCGCTGACCTCCCTCGACGACGACCAGGCGTTCCACGACCTGTTGCGGAGCGGTCACGTCGAGACTATCCACACCGAGGAGGCCACTCTCGAGGACGTGTTCATCGCCGTGACCGGGGAGGAACTAACGTGA
- a CDS encoding TrkA C-terminal domain-containing protein — MEEVTDDLEIVEIEVREDAPAAGKPLEQIRLPRGSLIISDARGGRIGGPDTVLEAGHRYVVAVESGVADEVMNLLRG; from the coding sequence ATGGAGGAGGTCACCGACGATCTGGAGATCGTCGAGATCGAGGTGCGAGAGGACGCCCCGGCCGCCGGAAAACCTCTCGAACAGATCCGACTCCCCCGGGGCAGCCTCATCATCTCCGACGCCCGCGGCGGCCGGATCGGCGGGCCCGACACGGTGCTCGAAGCGGGTCATCGCTACGTGGTCGCCGTCGAGTCCGGCGTCGCCGACGAGGTGATGAACCTCCTGCGCGGGTGA
- a CDS encoding inorganic phosphate transporter, which yields MVDPLLVVGLVVALFVGYNIGGANTGPAFGPAVGAGVLSKVGAAGLMSVFFFLGAWTVGRRVVDTLGQDLLTDPGVFTIETSIVVLFFIGGALFVGNYSGAPASTSMTAVGAIAGLGVATGKLDWAVMGEIAIWWIVAPLVGFWVSMVVGRYFYPRINRWIAITSTEGALLELDRTGTVPTPQRGANTTMRELAGAVVVVAIACVMAFSAGTSNMANAIAPLYGAGVSLDPLMILGGVAVTIGAFTIARRTLDTLGSDITTLPLTAAIVVAVISSGIVIGLSAIGIPASFVIIATMSIVGLGWGRATRTVTVSEGLRGEETPPLSKDALAADEPGEEPPEIGEEEPEDVADAGELFDPGTTGRVIVMQNVVPVLSTLGAYGTFRVTFAFWW from the coding sequence ATGGTCGATCCTCTCCTCGTTGTGGGTCTCGTCGTCGCGCTCTTTGTCGGCTACAACATCGGCGGTGCGAACACCGGCCCGGCCTTTGGCCCGGCAGTCGGCGCGGGGGTGCTCTCGAAGGTCGGCGCGGCGGGATTGATGTCGGTGTTTTTCTTCCTCGGCGCGTGGACCGTTGGCCGTCGGGTCGTGGACACACTCGGCCAGGATTTACTCACTGATCCCGGCGTGTTCACGATCGAGACCAGCATCGTCGTCCTGTTTTTCATCGGCGGCGCGCTGTTCGTAGGCAACTACTCGGGAGCCCCCGCTTCGACGTCGATGACCGCCGTGGGCGCGATCGCGGGTCTCGGGGTCGCCACGGGAAAACTCGACTGGGCCGTGATGGGTGAGATCGCGATCTGGTGGATCGTCGCCCCGCTCGTGGGCTTCTGGGTCTCGATGGTGGTCGGTCGGTACTTCTACCCCAGGATCAACCGTTGGATCGCGATCACGAGCACCGAGGGGGCGCTGCTCGAACTCGATCGAACGGGAACGGTTCCGACGCCCCAGCGCGGAGCGAACACCACGATGCGAGAACTGGCCGGCGCGGTGGTCGTCGTCGCCATCGCATGTGTCATGGCCTTCTCGGCGGGAACGTCGAACATGGCGAACGCGATCGCGCCGCTCTATGGGGCCGGCGTCTCGCTCGACCCGCTGATGATCCTCGGCGGCGTCGCGGTCACCATCGGGGCGTTCACGATCGCGCGCCGGACGCTCGACACCCTCGGTAGCGACATCACCACCCTGCCGCTGACCGCGGCTATCGTGGTTGCGGTGATCTCCTCGGGCATCGTGATCGGGCTTTCGGCGATCGGCATCCCCGCCTCCTTCGTCATCATCGCCACGATGTCGATCGTCGGACTCGGCTGGGGGCGGGCGACCCGCACCGTCACCGTCTCGGAGGGGCTCCGCGGCGAGGAGACGCCCCCGCTCTCGAAGGACGCGCTGGCCGCCGACGAACCCGGCGAGGAGCCACCCGAGATCGGCGAGGAGGAGCCCGAAGACGTGGCCGACGCGGGCGAGCTGTTCGACCCCGGCACGACCGGCCGGGTGATCGTGATGCAGAACGTCGTGCCGGTGCTCTCGACGCTCGGCGCGTACGGCACGTTCCGGGTGACGTTCGCGTTCTGGTGGTAG
- a CDS encoding S9 family peptidase — MAPDTAPLPADAFYEYTAILDIATSPNGERVAFVATESDEREDERRRSVFVAPTDGTDEPYRLTRASDAGSPQWSPDGSKLAITAAREQDTELAVEPSDDADEEDAADGNGDDGEGGDGNGGGDDGPESQVWVFDLVRGGDARQITDRSEGVTGFDWGPDGDRIVVAAPDPTDEEEGYQEQVDDDGPIEIERLQHKVNGSGWTDTVTTYLFVVDIESREETRLDRANDGEMGSRRPLAPAWSPDGDRIAFTAYLGDDPDDTMALDLYTIRPDGTGRERLTDADRRLQAPTWSPDGDRIAFVGGDPTNWYIPSEVFVADAASGEDHSVSASLDRTVAWGGGPQWIDEDTLLALIADEGNSVPVRLDADADDPAWLAPWQGDDRAIRALDTSDDGEQAAVLVSEPSAADVYALNVADFGTIDGHASADDDPLDRVTTANEGLLDEGQVPGFERVTWEDSDGIEIEGLVYLPSGFDPDDPDARPVVASVHGGPMSYDAPAFGFDTPYWTSRGYVVLRPNYRGSTSYGREFSERLRGTRGEKEVDDVVSGVDHLVERGWADGDRAFVTGFSYGGITTAATVTSTDRFAAAAAEHGIYDFYSVFGTDDNHNWHEDEFGLPWENPEAYRELSSLTDVGEIDTPLLVTAGERDWRCPPTQAEQLHVSVKKQGVDSKLVIYQDEHHNIGDPDRAIHRIEALTDWFDDHDPGTE; from the coding sequence ATGGCACCCGACACCGCCCCGCTTCCGGCTGACGCGTTCTACGAGTACACCGCGATCCTCGATATCGCCACGTCGCCGAACGGCGAACGGGTGGCGTTCGTCGCCACCGAGTCCGACGAGCGTGAGGACGAACGCCGACGATCGGTGTTCGTCGCACCCACCGACGGCACCGACGAGCCCTACCGGCTGACACGCGCCTCGGACGCGGGCAGCCCGCAGTGGAGTCCCGACGGATCGAAACTCGCCATCACCGCTGCCCGCGAGCAGGACACCGAACTCGCGGTCGAACCGAGCGACGACGCCGACGAGGAGGACGCGGCGGACGGAAACGGCGACGACGGAGAGGGTGGGGATGGCAACGGCGGCGGGGACGACGGACCGGAGAGCCAGGTCTGGGTGTTCGATCTCGTTCGCGGTGGTGACGCACGCCAGATCACCGACCGATCCGAGGGAGTCACCGGGTTCGACTGGGGGCCCGACGGCGACCGGATCGTGGTCGCGGCTCCCGATCCGACCGACGAGGAAGAGGGGTATCAGGAGCAGGTCGACGACGACGGTCCGATCGAGATCGAGCGCCTCCAGCACAAGGTCAACGGATCGGGCTGGACCGACACCGTCACCACCTATCTGTTCGTCGTCGACATCGAGAGTCGGGAGGAAACCAGGCTCGACCGCGCCAACGACGGCGAGATGGGGAGTCGCCGTCCGCTCGCGCCCGCATGGAGTCCCGACGGCGACCGGATCGCCTTCACCGCCTACCTCGGCGACGATCCCGACGACACGATGGCGCTTGATCTCTACACGATTCGGCCCGACGGCACCGGCCGCGAGCGCCTCACCGACGCCGACCGCCGGCTCCAAGCACCGACGTGGAGCCCGGACGGCGACCGGATCGCCTTCGTCGGCGGCGACCCGACCAACTGGTACATCCCCTCGGAAGTGTTCGTCGCCGACGCCGCATCGGGCGAGGATCACAGCGTGTCGGCCTCGCTGGATCGCACCGTCGCGTGGGGCGGTGGTCCGCAGTGGATCGACGAGGACACGCTTCTCGCCCTGATCGCCGACGAAGGAAACTCCGTTCCTGTCCGACTCGACGCCGACGCCGACGACCCGGCGTGGCTCGCGCCGTGGCAGGGCGACGACCGCGCGATCCGCGCGCTCGATACGAGCGACGACGGTGAACAGGCCGCCGTCCTCGTCAGCGAACCGTCGGCCGCCGACGTGTACGCGCTCAATGTCGCCGACTTCGGAACCATCGACGGCCACGCGAGCGCCGATGACGATCCCCTCGACCGCGTCACGACGGCAAACGAGGGACTGCTCGACGAGGGACAGGTTCCGGGCTTCGAGCGGGTGACGTGGGAAGATAGCGATGGAATCGAGATCGAGGGGCTCGTCTACCTTCCGTCCGGTTTCGATCCCGACGATCCCGACGCTCGCCCGGTCGTCGCGTCGGTCCACGGCGGGCCGATGTCCTACGATGCGCCGGCCTTCGGCTTCGACACTCCCTACTGGACCAGCCGGGGGTACGTCGTGCTCCGGCCGAACTACCGGGGATCGACCTCCTACGGCCGGGAGTTCAGCGAGCGGCTACGGGGAACGCGGGGCGAAAAGGAGGTCGACGACGTGGTTTCAGGAGTCGATCACCTCGTCGAACGCGGCTGGGCCGACGGCGACCGCGCGTTCGTCACCGGTTTTTCATATGGTGGGATCACCACCGCAGCGACCGTGACGTCGACCGATCGGTTCGCGGCGGCGGCCGCCGAACACGGCATCTACGACTTCTACTCGGTGTTCGGCACCGACGACAACCACAACTGGCACGAAGACGAGTTCGGGCTGCCGTGGGAGAACCCCGAGGCCTATCGCGAGCTCTCCTCGCTCACCGACGTCGGTGAGATCGACACGCCGCTACTCGTGACCGCTGGCGAGCGCGACTGGCGGTGTCCACCCACGCAGGCCGAACAGCTCCACGTCAGCGTCAAAAAGCAGGGTGTGGACTCGAAGCTCGTGATCTACCAAGACGAGCACCACAACATCGGCGATCCCGACCGGGCGATCCACCGGATCGAGGCGCTCACCGACTGGTTCGACGACCACGATCCCGGAACCGAGTAG
- a CDS encoding alpha/beta hydrolase, which translates to MAAAIAAIRRGEGLPAWHEMSIDRARQRENDVFTVTTDAPAVDRVDDRSIPGPAGDIPIRLYRPAVASPAPVLVFYHGGGWTLGTLDSAGSICRRLARRTGHIVVSVDYRLAPEHPFPAAVADAESALSWVAANAETFGGDPDRLAVAGTSAGGNLAAVVARHTRDTDVDLRHQLLLYPITDHAADADPCDDWSGLLTRADMNWFWEQYLPTPADGTDPDASPLHADDLSELAPATVVTCGFDPLGAEGVAYADRLRDAGVAVDHAHYPRMAHGFLSLASSIDAADEAFDDVATAVHERLG; encoded by the coding sequence ATGGCGGCCGCCATCGCGGCGATCCGCCGCGGGGAGGGACTGCCGGCGTGGCACGAGATGTCGATCGATCGGGCACGCCAGCGCGAGAACGATGTGTTCACCGTTACCACCGACGCCCCTGCCGTCGATCGCGTCGACGACCGATCGATTCCCGGTCCGGCGGGCGACATCCCGATCCGTCTCTACCGGCCAGCGGTCGCCTCGCCCGCGCCGGTACTCGTCTTCTATCACGGCGGCGGGTGGACACTGGGAACGCTCGACTCCGCGGGATCGATCTGCCGACGCCTCGCTCGCCGCACAGGTCATATCGTCGTTTCGGTCGACTACCGCCTCGCCCCCGAACACCCGTTCCCGGCAGCGGTCGCGGACGCCGAGAGCGCGCTCTCGTGGGTGGCCGCGAACGCCGAGACGTTCGGCGGCGATCCCGACCGCCTCGCGGTCGCCGGGACCAGCGCGGGCGGCAATCTCGCGGCGGTCGTCGCGCGTCACACACGCGATACCGATGTCGATCTCCGCCACCAGCTCCTCCTCTACCCGATCACCGATCACGCCGCCGACGCCGATCCCTGTGATGACTGGTCGGGCCTCCTCACGCGCGCGGACATGAACTGGTTCTGGGAGCAGTACCTCCCGACGCCCGCCGACGGGACCGATCCAGACGCCTCGCCGCTCCACGCAGACGACCTCTCGGAACTCGCTCCGGCCACCGTCGTCACCTGCGGGTTCGATCCGCTCGGCGCGGAGGGCGTCGCCTACGCCGATCGGCTTCGCGACGCCGGTGTCGCCGTCGATCACGCCCACTATCCCCGGATGGCTCACGGGTTCCTCAGCCTCGCAAGCTCGATCGACGCCGCCGACGAAGCGTTCGACGACGTAGCGACTGCCGTCCACGAACGACTCGGATGA
- the kynU gene encoding kynureninase: protein MDESDADRASAERLDRDDPLAWCAERFAVPDEIYLDGNSLGPLSADAERALDDTVDEWRELGIRGWTDADPPWFRYGERLGDRLAPLVGARESEVVVANSTTVNIHTLIGTFLDGLDGSSKILVNELDFPTDHYAIRAQFRQRGLDPDEHLVVVESDDGRTIDEERVVRAMDDHDVGILFMPSVLYRSGQLLDIEYLTRAAHERDVLAGFDLAHSIGVVPHELSNHDVDFAVWCSYKYLNAGPGAIAGLYVNEEHFGATPALAGWWGHEKETQFEMNPQFTPAADTGAYQIGTIPILSAAPLDGALDLIEEVGIDAIREKSLALSSYLVALVDERLDDSFECSVGTPRDPNRRGGHVATEHPEAERIAQALTEDGVVVDFRPPNVVRLCPSPLYTGYADVWDAVERWREILDSGAHERFDADRSGVT from the coding sequence ATGGACGAGTCCGACGCCGACAGAGCGTCCGCCGAGCGGCTGGATCGAGACGATCCGTTGGCGTGGTGCGCAGAGCGATTCGCGGTCCCCGACGAGATCTATCTCGATGGGAACTCACTGGGACCGCTGTCGGCCGACGCCGAGCGAGCGCTCGACGATACCGTTGACGAGTGGCGGGAGCTGGGAATCCGGGGCTGGACCGACGCCGACCCGCCGTGGTTTCGCTACGGCGAGCGGCTCGGCGACCGGCTCGCGCCGCTCGTCGGCGCACGCGAGTCCGAGGTGGTGGTCGCGAACTCGACCACCGTCAACATCCACACGCTGATCGGGACCTTCCTCGATGGGCTCGACGGCAGCTCGAAGATCCTGGTGAACGAACTCGACTTCCCGACGGACCACTACGCGATCAGGGCGCAGTTCCGCCAGCGCGGTCTCGACCCCGACGAACATCTCGTGGTCGTCGAGAGCGATGACGGTCGGACGATCGACGAAGAGCGTGTCGTCCGAGCGATGGACGACCACGACGTGGGCATCCTGTTCATGCCGTCGGTGCTCTACCGGAGCGGTCAGCTCCTCGATATCGAGTATCTCACCAGAGCAGCCCACGAGCGGGACGTGCTCGCCGGATTCGATCTCGCGCACTCGATCGGCGTCGTTCCGCACGAGCTGTCGAACCACGACGTCGACTTCGCGGTCTGGTGTTCGTACAAGTATCTCAACGCCGGCCCGGGCGCGATCGCGGGGCTCTACGTGAACGAGGAGCACTTCGGCGCGACGCCCGCCCTCGCCGGCTGGTGGGGCCACGAGAAAGAAACTCAGTTCGAGATGAACCCCCAATTCACCCCGGCGGCCGACACCGGTGCGTACCAGATCGGCACGATCCCGATCCTCAGCGCCGCGCCGCTCGACGGTGCGCTCGATCTCATCGAGGAGGTCGGGATCGACGCGATCCGTGAGAAGTCGCTCGCCCTGTCGTCGTATCTCGTCGCTCTCGTCGACGAACGCCTCGACGACTCCTTCGAGTGTTCCGTCGGCACTCCGCGAGACCCCAACCGACGGGGCGGACACGTCGCGACCGAACACCCCGAGGCCGAACGGATCGCCCAGGCGCTCACCGAGGACGGTGTGGTGGTCGACTTCCGCCCGCCGAACGTCGTCCGGCTGTGTCCGTCGCCGCTGTACACCGGCTACGCCGACGTGTGGGACGCGGTCGAGCGCTGGCGGGAAATCCTCGATTCGGGAGCCCACGAACGGTTCGACGCCGATCGCTCGGGCGTCACCTGA
- a CDS encoding cupin domain-containing protein, translating to MLDQYPDLDPDAGEVLTEELHVSDDVLVKAFVLGPGAAVDPHDHPGATNVFHVLDGTVVVTRGDEEERVSAPGVVPNERGAVHGARNETDERAVLTASLCPLPS from the coding sequence GTGCTCGATCAGTATCCCGACCTCGATCCCGACGCGGGCGAAGTTCTAACCGAAGAACTCCACGTTAGCGACGACGTGCTCGTGAAGGCGTTCGTGCTCGGTCCCGGCGCGGCGGTCGATCCCCACGACCACCCCGGCGCGACCAACGTCTTCCACGTGCTCGACGGGACGGTCGTCGTGACGCGAGGCGACGAGGAAGAACGGGTGAGCGCACCCGGCGTGGTCCCCAACGAACGGGGGGCGGTCCACGGTGCGCGCAACGAAACCGACGAACGGGCGGTGCTCACCGCGAGTCTGTGTCCGCTGCCAAGTTGA
- a CDS encoding aldo/keto reductase translates to MEHVTIQDVSVPAIGLGTWRMTGPTCRRAVSTALDLGYRRIDTAQAYGNEREVGAAIDTADVDREDVFLTTKLDAGNRDHDSVLDSTRESLDKLRTEYVDLLLIHQPNPVADLEETLGAMDELVDEGSVEHIGVSNFGVERLHTAREHADTPILADQVQYHPFWDQTTLRDYCQINDIMLTAYSPLAHGGAVDDDVLRDVGARYGKTPAQVALRWLVQQENVSTIPKSTSPEHLEANLQVFDFELTDAEMDEIARPSLSRTASSFLHQRLPF, encoded by the coding sequence ATGGAACACGTCACTATCCAGGATGTCTCGGTCCCGGCCATCGGGCTCGGTACGTGGCGGATGACCGGTCCGACGTGCCGGCGCGCCGTGTCGACCGCGCTCGATCTGGGCTATCGCCGGATCGACACCGCCCAGGCGTACGGCAACGAGCGCGAAGTCGGCGCGGCGATCGACACCGCCGACGTGGATCGCGAGGACGTCTTCCTCACCACGAAGCTCGACGCCGGCAATCGGGACCATGACTCGGTCCTCGACTCGACCCGCGAGAGCCTCGACAAGCTCCGGACCGAGTACGTCGACCTCCTCCTGATCCATCAGCCGAACCCGGTCGCCGACCTCGAAGAAACCCTCGGCGCGATGGACGAGCTCGTCGACGAGGGTAGTGTGGAGCACATAGGTGTCTCGAACTTCGGCGTCGAACGGCTCCACACCGCACGCGAGCACGCCGACACGCCGATTCTCGCCGACCAGGTCCAGTACCACCCCTTCTGGGATCAGACGACGCTGCGGGATTACTGCCAGATCAACGATATCATGTTGACGGCGTACAGCCCGCTGGCCCACGGCGGCGCGGTCGACGACGACGTGCTCCGTGACGTCGGCGCGCGCTACGGCAAGACTCCCGCCCAGGTCGCGCTCCGGTGGCTGGTCCAGCAGGAGAACGTCTCGACGATCCCCAAATCCACGAGTCCCGAACACCTCGAAGCCAACCTCCAGGTGTTCGACTTCGAACTCACTGACGCGGAGATGGACGAGATCGCGCGACCGTCGCTCTCGCGCACCGCGTCGAGCTTCCTCCACCAGCGCCTCCCGTTCTGA